In Aptenodytes patagonicus chromosome 22, bAptPat1.pri.cur, whole genome shotgun sequence, one DNA window encodes the following:
- the CDK18 gene encoding cyclin-dependent kinase 18 translates to MNKMKNFKRRFSLSVPRTETIEESLTEFTEQFNQLNNRRNEDLAQGHLQLGHLGREFRADTSPISPSEVEGQSPMAVRYRNNNQRRFSMEDVSKRLSLPMDIRLPPEFLQKLQMESPEFPKPLSRMSRRASLSDIGFGKLETYVKLDKLGEGTYATVFKGRSKLTENLVALKEIRLEHEEGAPCTAIREVSLLKNLKHANIVTLHDIIHTERSLTLVFEYLDNDLKQYLDNCGNLMSVHNVKIFMFQLLRGLAYCHGRKILHRDLKPQNLLINERGELKLADFGLARAKSVPTKTYSNEVVTLWYRPPDVLLGSTEYSTPIDMWGVGCIHYEMVTGRPMFPGSTVKEELHLIFRLLGTPTEDTWPGITSNEEFKAYNFTQYRAQPLINHAPRLDSEGIDLLMNLLLYEAKSRISAEAALRHAYFKSLGERVHLLPDNVSIFSLKEIQLQKDPGYRGSAFQQSARGKNRRQSIF, encoded by the exons ATGAACAAGATGAAAAACTTCAAGCGGAGGTTTTCACTCTCGGTTCCTCGGACAGAGACCATCGAGGAGTCACTGACGGAGTTCACGGAGCAGTTCAACCAGCTCAACAACCGGAGGAATGAAG ACCTGGCTCAAGGGCACCTGCAGCTGGGACACCTGGGCAGGGAATTCCGAGCAGACACCAGCCCCATCTCCCCCTCCGAGGTGGAAGGCCAGTCCCCGATGGCCGTGCGCTACCGCAACAACAACCAGCGCCGTTTTTCCATGGAG GATGTCAGCAAGCGTCTCTCCCTGCCCATGGACATCCGCCTGCCCCCCGAGTTCTTGCAGAAGCTGCAGATGGAGAGCCCAGAGTTCCCCAAGCCCCTCAGCAGGATGTCCCGACGGGCTTCCCTC TCAGATATCGGGTTCGGGAAGCTGGAAACTTATGTTAAACTGGATAAACTGGGAGAG GGCACTTACGCCACTGTCTTCAAGGGACGCAGCAAGCTGACCGAAAACCTTGTTGCCCTGAAGGAAATCCGCCTGGAGCACGAGGAGGGGGCACCTTGCACGGCCATACGGGAAG TGTCGCTGCTGAAGAACCTGAAACACGCCAACATCGTGACCCTGCACGACATCATCCACACGGAGCGCTCCCTCACCCTCGTCTTCGAGTACCTG GACAATGACCTCAAACAGTACCTCGATAACTGTGGGAACCTGATGAGTGTGCACAATGTGAAG ATCTTCATGTTCCAGCTGCTGCGTGGTCTGGCTTACTGTCATGGGAGAAAGATCCTGCACCGAGACCTCAAACCCCAGAACCTGCTCATCAACGAGAGAGGAGAGCTCAAGCTGGCTGACTTCG GACTAGCCAGAGCCAAGTCAGTCCCTACAAAAACATATTCCAATGAAGTGGTCACGCTGTGGTACCGGCCCCCCGATGTCCTGCTGGGATCTACCGAATATTCCACACCCATCGACATGTG GGGTGTTGGGTGCATCCACTACGAGATGGTCACCGGACGGCCCATGTTCCCCGGCTCCACGGTGAAAGAAGAGCTGCATTTGATCTTCAGGCTGCTTG gAACCCCAACAGAAGACACCTGGCCTGGAATAACATCCAACGAGGAGTTTAAGGCTTACAATTTCACGCAGTACCGAGCCCAGCCATTAATAAATCACGCCCCCAG gCTGGACTCAGAAGGCATTGACTTGCTGATGAACCTCCTTCTG TACGAAGCCAAAAGCCGGATTTCGGCGGAGGCAGCCCTGCGGCATGCTTACTTCAAGAGCCTGGGAGAGCGGGTGCATCTCCTGCCTGACA ACGTCTCCATCTTCTCCCTGAAGGAGATCCAGCTTCAAAAGGACCCTGGCTACCGAGGCTCAGCCTTTCAGCAGTCAG cccgagggaagaacaggaggcagagtaTATTTTAA